From Cronobacter turicensis z3032, the proteins below share one genomic window:
- the yjeS gene encoding Putative electron transport protein yjeS — protein MSEPLDLNQLAQKIKQWGAELGFQQVGITDTDLSASEGALQAWLDKQYHGEMEWMARHGMLRARPHELLPGTLRVISVRMNYLPANAAFASTLKDPSLGYVSRYALGRDYHKLLRNRLKKLGETLQQHCASLNFRPFVDSAPILERPLAEKAGLGWTGKHSLILSRDAGSFFFLGELLVDLPLPVDKPVEDGCGRCVACMTICPTGAIVEPYTVDARRCISYLTIELEGAIPEEFRPLMGNRIYGCDDCQLICPWNRFSQLTDEADFSPRQALHAPKLIELFSWSEAHFLKVTEGSAIRRIGHLRWLRNIAVALGNAPWDEANITALQQRKGEHPLLDEHIDWAIAQQTDKRNACVVEVQLPQKQRLVRVIEKGLPRDA, from the coding sequence ATGTCTGAACCCCTCGATCTCAATCAGTTAGCGCAAAAAATTAAACAATGGGGTGCCGAGCTGGGTTTCCAGCAGGTCGGTATTACCGATACCGATCTCAGCGCCAGCGAAGGCGCGTTACAGGCGTGGCTGGATAAACAGTACCACGGCGAGATGGAGTGGATGGCGCGTCACGGTATGTTGCGCGCCCGCCCGCATGAACTGCTGCCCGGCACGCTGCGCGTTATCAGCGTGCGCATGAATTATCTGCCTGCCAATGCGGCCTTTGCCAGCACGCTGAAAGATCCCTCGCTCGGCTACGTAAGCCGTTACGCCCTGGGGCGCGATTACCATAAGCTTTTGAGAAACCGCCTGAAAAAACTCGGCGAAACGCTGCAACAGCATTGCGCGTCGCTGAATTTTAGACCTTTTGTCGACTCCGCGCCCATCCTTGAACGCCCTCTCGCCGAAAAAGCGGGCCTCGGCTGGACCGGCAAACATTCCCTGATCTTAAGCCGCGATGCCGGGTCGTTTTTCTTTCTTGGCGAGCTGCTGGTGGATTTGCCGTTGCCGGTGGATAAGCCCGTGGAAGACGGCTGCGGGCGCTGCGTGGCCTGCATGACCATCTGCCCCACCGGCGCGATTGTCGAGCCGTACACGGTCGATGCCCGCCGCTGTATCTCCTATCTCACCATTGAGCTTGAAGGCGCCATTCCGGAAGAATTTCGCCCGCTGATGGGCAACCGCATCTATGGGTGCGATGACTGCCAGCTGATTTGCCCGTGGAACCGTTTTTCACAGCTCACCGACGAAGCGGATTTCAGCCCACGCCAGGCGCTGCATGCGCCGAAGCTGATTGAGCTGTTTAGCTGGAGCGAAGCGCACTTTCTGAAAGTTACGGAAGGATCGGCGATTCGCCGCATCGGCCACTTACGCTGGCTGCGTAATATTGCGGTCGCGCTCGGTAACGCGCCCTGGGATGAAGCCAATATCACGGCGCTGCAGCAACGCAAAGGTGAGCACCCACTTCTTGATGAGCATATTGACTGGGCGATTGCGCAACAAACAGACAAACGTAATGCATGCGTGGTGGAAGTGCAGTTGCCGCAGAAACAGCGACTGGTCAGGGTGATCGAAAAAGGATTGCCGCGCGACGCCTAA
- the orn gene encoding Oligoribonuclease, with protein sequence MSANENNLIWIDLEMTGLDPRQDRIIEIATLVTDANLNILAEGPVIAVHQSDEQLALMDDWNVRTHTASGLVDRVKASTMGDREAELATIEFLKQWVPAGKSPICGNSIGQDRRFLFKYMPELEAYFHYRYLDVSTLKELARRWKPEVLDGLKKQNTHQALDDIRESVAELAYYREHFIKL encoded by the coding sequence ATGAGTGCCAATGAAAACAACCTCATTTGGATCGATCTGGAAATGACCGGGCTCGACCCGCGACAGGATCGCATCATCGAGATAGCCACCCTGGTGACCGATGCCAACCTCAACATTCTGGCGGAAGGGCCGGTTATCGCCGTACATCAGTCTGACGAGCAGCTGGCGCTCATGGATGACTGGAACGTGCGCACCCATACCGCCAGCGGGCTGGTGGATCGCGTTAAGGCCAGCACGATGGGCGATCGCGAAGCGGAACTGGCGACGATCGAATTTCTCAAGCAGTGGGTGCCCGCCGGGAAGTCACCCATCTGCGGCAACAGTATCGGCCAGGATCGCCGCTTCCTGTTTAAGTACATGCCGGAGCTGGAAGCGTATTTCCACTACCGCTATCTCGATGTGAGCACGCTGAAAGAGCTGGCGCGCCGCTGGAAGCCGGAAGTGCTCGACGGCTTAAAGAAACAAAATACCCATCAGGCGCTGGACGACATCCGCGAATCGGTGGCGGAACTCGCTTATTACCGCGAACATTTTATTAAACTGTGA
- the yjeF gene encoding Uncharacterized protein yjeF, producing the protein MTDHGMNKNDASIPHSVWPADWLRTAEREAADSLGLTLYELMQRAGDAAFQVARAAYPHSQRWLVLCGHGNNGGDGYVVARLAQAAGIEVTLLALESDKPLPEEAQAAREAWLGAGGEIHAPHTPLPETCDLIIDALLGTGFSQAPRENIATLIEHANQHRAPVVALDIPSGLLAQTGGAPGAVIHAAHTVTFIALKPGLLTGRARDVVGRLHYHALGLEAWLVGQQAPYARFDATQLSRWLRPRRAGSHKGDNGKLVIIGGDHGTAGAIRMTGEAALRAGAGLVRVLTRAENIAPLVTARPELMVHELTSDALDASLEWADVVVIGPGLGQQEWGKSALAKVRQCDKPMLWDADALNLLAIAPDTSHNRILTPHPGEAARLLNRSVAEIESDRLLSARELAQRYGGCVVLKGAGTVVTGPQDECGIIDVGNPGMGTGGMGDVLSGIIGALLAQGLNPYDAACAGGVAHGAAADALAQRFGTRGMLATDLFSTLYRFVNPDIDTDQNHD; encoded by the coding sequence ATGACGGACCACGGGATGAACAAAAACGACGCCAGTATACCACACTCCGTCTGGCCCGCAGACTGGCTGCGTACGGCGGAGCGTGAGGCGGCGGACAGCCTCGGGCTGACGTTATACGAACTGATGCAACGCGCGGGCGATGCGGCGTTTCAGGTGGCGCGCGCGGCGTATCCGCACAGCCAGCGCTGGCTGGTGCTGTGCGGCCACGGCAATAACGGCGGGGACGGCTATGTTGTGGCGCGCCTGGCGCAGGCGGCGGGCATTGAGGTAACGCTGCTGGCGCTGGAGAGCGACAAACCTTTACCGGAAGAGGCGCAGGCCGCGCGTGAGGCCTGGCTCGGCGCAGGCGGCGAAATCCATGCGCCGCACACGCCGCTGCCGGAGACATGCGATCTGATCATCGACGCGCTGCTCGGCACCGGGTTTTCGCAGGCGCCGCGTGAGAACATCGCCACGCTGATTGAACACGCGAACCAGCATCGCGCGCCCGTGGTGGCGCTCGATATTCCTTCCGGCCTGCTGGCGCAAACCGGCGGCGCGCCGGGCGCGGTCATCCATGCCGCGCACACCGTGACGTTTATCGCGCTCAAGCCGGGCCTGCTCACTGGCCGCGCTCGCGACGTCGTCGGGCGATTGCATTATCACGCGCTGGGTCTGGAGGCGTGGCTTGTCGGGCAACAGGCGCCGTATGCGCGCTTCGACGCAACGCAGCTTTCCCGCTGGCTCAGGCCGCGCCGCGCAGGCTCGCACAAAGGCGATAACGGCAAGCTGGTAATTATCGGCGGCGATCATGGCACCGCTGGCGCTATCCGCATGACCGGCGAGGCGGCGCTGCGTGCGGGCGCAGGTCTGGTGCGAGTACTTACTCGCGCGGAAAACATTGCGCCGCTTGTCACCGCACGCCCGGAGCTGATGGTGCATGAACTCACCAGCGACGCGCTCGACGCGAGCCTGGAATGGGCCGACGTGGTGGTCATCGGGCCGGGGCTCGGGCAGCAGGAGTGGGGCAAGTCGGCGCTGGCGAAAGTGCGCCAGTGCGACAAACCGATGCTGTGGGATGCGGACGCGCTTAACCTTCTGGCAATCGCTCCCGATACCAGTCACAATCGCATTCTTACGCCGCACCCCGGCGAGGCCGCGCGGCTACTTAACCGTAGCGTGGCAGAAATTGAGAGTGACCGCTTACTTAGCGCCAGAGAGCTGGCGCAGCGCTACGGGGGTTGCGTGGTGCTGAAAGGCGCGGGAACGGTGGTAACAGGACCGCAGGACGAATGCGGCATTATCGATGTCGGCAATCCCGGCATGGGCACGGGCGGCATGGGCGACGTGCTTTCAGGGATTATCGGCGCGTTGCTGGCGCAGGGGCTTAACCCCTATGACGCCGCCTGCGCAGGCGGCGTGGCCCACGGCGCGGCGGCGGATGCGCTCGCGCAGCGCTTTGGCACGCGCGGCATGCTGGCGACCGATCTGTTTTCCACGCTCTATCGTTTTGTTAACCCGGATATAGACACAGACCAGAATCATGATTAA